GTTTTTTACGCTACCACAAAGTAATGCTACAATAGCTTTAACCTGATCTTTTTTTAATTCTTTTCCAGATTTTAAGCGTAAGGTTAGAGAAGCACTGGACGGAGTATCTTGTTTTATAAAAACACTATCCTCTGACATAACTAAATGTACCTTTGCATCATCCACCTCAGGAAGACCTTTTATAGTTCTTTCAAGCTCCCCTTCTAGTGCTCTTTGATATTTAATTTTCATTTCTTCATCTGTGGCTCCAAATTTGCTTTCATCAAAAATTTCAAAACCAACACTACCGTTAGTCAAAGGAACTTCTGAAGCTAGCTCTAATCTTAAAACATCAACTTTGTCTTTTGGAACTTTTATAGCTTTTCCTTCTACCTTATATTCCACTTTCTTTTCTTTCAACTTAGATAAAATAGCTCCTAAGTCTTTATCATTCATATTAGAAAATAACACACCATATTTTTGTGAATTCATAGTAATAACTAGAACTATGATTGCACATATAATCCCAATAGGTATAATGGTAAAAGTTATTTTCTTTCCTTTTGTAAGTGTTGACCACTTATCTTTAATTTTTTTAGTAAATTCCTTAAGTTTGTCCATTCCTATTGCTCCTTACAACCTTGCTATTAATTAAATACAGATTAAACCTGCATTCTATTTAACTCTTGGTATGCTTCAACTATTTTATTTCTAACCTCTATGGCCATATCTAATGATAATTTTGCCTCTGCAGTATTGACCATAACATTATGTATATTTTTTTCTTCGCCAGTTATAAAGTTCTGTGTAGTTTCTTCAGCTTTTATCTGCTTTTCATTTACACTGTCTAATTTTTCTTTAAGAAAATTTTCAAAATTCAAGTTATCTTGTTCCTTATATTTTTCATCTTGGGAAAATTCAAAAATTTTTGTGTCTGGAGTAAAATTATTAATTCTCATTTAAATACCTACCTTCCTATTTGCAATGCCTTTGAAAACATAGTTTTTTCTGAATTTATAGCTGAAATGTTTGCTTCATATGCTCTAGAAGAAGCTATCATGTCTGCCATCTCATTTAATACATTTACATTTGGCATTTCTACATATCCATTTTCATCCGCATCTGGATTAGCAGGATCGTATACCTTTCTAAGAGGAGAATTATCTTCCTTTATACCTATGCTCTTTACCCCTAAGAGTTCATTACCTTGATTTTTTTCTAAATTCTCGATGCTATTTGATAAATTTTCTTGAAAAACAGCTATTTTTCTTCTATATGCTTTTTTGTTTCCCTCACTGTCTCTAGTAGTTTGATAATTAGTAATATTAGAAGCTATAGTATCCATTCTTAATCTTTCCGCTGAAAGTCCACTAGCACTTATACGCATAGTACTAAAAACACCTGTCATATCTATCTACCCCCCTTTATTACACTTCTTCTCATTAGAATTCTATTATTTAGTTCTACTGTAAGAGCATCATACATTAAAGTATTAGCTGATTGATTTACTATTTCGCTATCAATA
The DNA window shown above is from Haloimpatiens massiliensis and carries:
- the fliE gene encoding flagellar hook-basal body complex protein FliE, producing the protein MRINNFTPDTKIFEFSQDEKYKEQDNLNFENFLKEKLDSVNEKQIKAEETTQNFITGEEKNIHNVMVNTAEAKLSLDMAIEVRNKIVEAYQELNRMQV
- the flgC gene encoding flagellar basal body rod protein FlgC, whose amino-acid sequence is MTGVFSTMRISASGLSAERLRMDTIASNITNYQTTRDSEGNKKAYRRKIAVFQENLSNSIENLEKNQGNELLGVKSIGIKEDNSPLRKVYDPANPDADENGYVEMPNVNVLNEMADMIASSRAYEANISAINSEKTMFSKALQIGR